One stretch of Cydia fagiglandana chromosome 18, ilCydFagi1.1, whole genome shotgun sequence DNA includes these proteins:
- the LOC134673622 gene encoding trichohyalin-like, with product MKNEDSKLQERRLENEGSRGQERILKTARTKLKRARAKTQVSKKEDSRLQERILKIAKKKTQNYCKKEDSRGQERRLKRARKKTQEGKKEDSRGQERRLKISRKKIQEGKKEDSRFQERRFKRARKKTQDCKNENSRGQQRRLKIARKNTQDCNKDDSILQERLLKRARKKTQDCKKEDSKGQERRLKRARKKTQEGNKEDSRGQERRLKRARKKPKRARKKTQKGKKEDSRGQERRLKRARKKTPEGKKEDSRGQERRLKRARKKTQEGKKEDSRWQERKLQRARKNTQEGKKEDSRLQERRLKRARKKTQIGQERRLKLGKKEDSRGQERRLKRSSINTQKDSRLQERRLKRARNKTQEGKKEVSRTKGKFSRKKTQESMKSEDSTARTKTRLEEQRLDWKIKTRLEKQRLNRKNKDPTARTKTRLEGQRLDWQNRLDLRTKTLKGQERILERLRTNTREGIENKNLRL from the exons AGACTCGAGAACGAAGGCTCAAGAGGCCAAGAAAGAATACTCAAGACTGCAAGAACGAAACTCAAGAGGGCAAGAGCGAAGACTCAAGTGAGCAAGAAAGAAGACTCAAGATTGCAAGAAAGAATACTCAAGATTGCAAAAAAGAAGACTCAAAATT ATTGCAAGAAAGAAGACTCAAGAGGGCAAGAAAGAAGACTCAAGAGGGCAAGAAAGAAGACTCAAGAGGGCAAGAAAGAAGACTCAAGAGGGCAAGAAAGAAGACTCAAGATTTCAAGAAAGAAGATTCAAGAGGGCAAGAAAGAAGACTCAAGATTTCAAGAAAGAAGATTCAAGAGGGCAAGAAAGAAGACTCAAGACTGCAAGAACGAAAACTCAAGAGGGCAACAGCGAAGACTCAAGATTGCAAGAAAGAATACTCAAGATTGCAATAAAGATGACTCAATATTGCAAGAAAGATTACTCAAGAGGGCAAGAAAGAAGACTCAAGATTGCAAGAAAGAAGACTCAAAAGGGCAAGAAAGAAGACTCAAGAGGGCAAGAAAGAAGACTCAAGAGGGCAATAAAGAAGACTCAAGAGGGCAAGAAAGAAGACTCAAAAGGGCAAGAAAGAAGCCTAAGAGGGCAAGAAAGAAGACTCAAAAGGGCAAGAAAGAAGACTCAAGAGGGCAAGAAAGAAGGCTCAAGAGGGCAAGAAAGAAGACTCCCGAGGGCAAGAAAGAAGACTCACGAGGGCAAGAAAGAAGACTCAAGAGGGCAAGAAAGAAGACTCAAGAGGGCAAGAAAGAAGACTCAAGATGGCAAGAAAGAAAACTCCAGAGGGCAAGAAAGAATACTCAAGAGGGCAAGAAAGAAGACTCAAGATTGCAAGAAAGAAGACTCAAGAGGGCACGAAAGAAGACTCAAATTGGGCAAGAAAGAAGACTCAAATTGGGCAAGAAAGAAGACTCAAGAGGGCAAGAACGAAGACTCAAGAGGTCATCAATAAATACACAGAAAGACTCAAGACTGCAAGAACGAAGGCTCAAGAGGGCAAGAAACAAGACTCAAGAGGGTAAGAAAGAAGTCTCAAGAACGAAGGGTAAATTTTCAAGAAAGAAGACTCAAGAGAGCATGAAGAGCGAAGACTCAACTGCAAGAACAAAGACTCGACTGGAAGAACAAAGACTCGACTGGAAAATCAAGACTCGACTGGAAAAACAAAGACTCAACAGGAAGAACAAAGATCCAACTGCAAGAACAAAGACTCGACTGGAAGGACAAAGACTAGACTGGCAGAACAGACTCGACCTAAGAACAAAGACTCTTAAGGGGCAAGAACGAATACTCGAGAGGCTTAGAACGAATACCCGAGAGGGCATCGAGAACAAAAACCTAAGACTGTAA